One window from the genome of Eucalyptus grandis isolate ANBG69807.140 chromosome 7, ASM1654582v1, whole genome shotgun sequence encodes:
- the LOC104453725 gene encoding MYB-like transcription factor 4, translating into MRKPCCDKRDTNKGAWSKQEDQKLIDYIQKHGEGSWRTLPQAAGLLRCGKSCRLRWINYLRPDLKRGNFAEDEEDLIIKLHALLGNRWSLIAGRLPGRTDNEVKNYWNSHLRRKLLKMGIDPNNHRLNQNLPRSQTPDASGSTSSSSMKTNMTLADKSSRSAGDHPEVFDAENVSGDIPRDLPDLNLDLTISVPSSSLTKVEEEEQNPYASKVATKVARDIENAESPTLLLFA; encoded by the exons ATGAGGAAGCCTTGCTGCGACAAGCGGGACACCAACAAGGGGGCGTGGTCCAAGCAAGAGGACCAGAAGCTCATCGATTACATTCAAAAGCACGGCGAGGGTAGCTGGCGAACTCTTCCTCAAGCCGCCG GTCTGCTCCGTTGCGGCAAGAGTTGCCGGCTGAGATGGATAAACTATCTGAGGCCGGACCTCAAGAGAGGCAACTTCGCAGAGGATGAGGAagatctcatcatcaaacttcaTGCACTCCTCGGCAACCG GTGGTCGCTTATAGCTGGAAGGTTGCCGGGACGTACAGATAACGAAGTCAAGAACTATTGGAATTCTCACCTAAGGAGGAAACTCCTAAAGATGGGGATTGACCCCAACAATCACCGGTTGAACCAAAATCTCCCTCGCTCTCAAACCCCGGATGCCTCCGGCAGCACTTCCTCATCCAGTATGAAGACCAACATGACCCTGGCCGATAAATCCTCCAGGAGTGCTGGTGATCATCCTGAGGTATTTGATGCGGAGAATGTTTCGGGAGATATCCCGCGGGACTTGCCGGATTTGAATCTTGATCTCACGATTAGCGTCCCGTCTTCATCACTTACTAAagttgaggaggaggagcaaaATCCGTATGCTTCCAAGGTAGCAACCAAGGTAGCAAGGGACATCGAAAATGCCGAATCCCCCACTTTGCTTCTCTTTGCGTGA